The following DNA comes from Harpia harpyja isolate bHarHar1 chromosome 20, bHarHar1 primary haplotype, whole genome shotgun sequence.
ctgaatgatctctccctgtccttatctcgacccatgagacTTTTGTCGTATTTTCTCTCTACAGTCCAACTTCAGACCtggacaaagaaacaaagcaggaatGGGAAACCTACACAAGTGAAGGAATCATAGCTTAACATTTCAGATTACATCAACTGTAGTAGGTACACAGAAAAGGTAACTAGTTGGGGAAAAGTCCACAGGAGGCTCAAACCGGAGCTCACACGCAAAAACATAGCCACAGTTCCTCAACGTAATTTCTTTGGATGACGGCGCAGGCCTTGGCACGAGGCGTGAAATCAAACCATTGCTCAGCCAAAGCCGCACTGACCCACCTGTTTTCCTGGCTGGGAGCCAGCCTCCCACCCTCCTTGCTCTGCATTCACAGCCTTTAGTGACACCACGGACAATATCCACTGTTTTGGCCATACAGTGATCACAGGcaaaagagcatttcattcaGTGACATTGTAGGGAAACAGAAGTGTGCCAACATCTTTCTCTTGGCAGCTGAACACCTTCAAGGTATGGATGGAAACTACTTCCTCAGCCCAACAATTCTAGGAGGTCTTTTCATGTTTTGAGGGTTACCAGCCACAAGGAGGCCCAGCTTTAGACCTGGACAACAAGCAAGGCAAGAATGGGAAACCGACACAAGTGAAGGAATCATAGCTTAACATTTCAGATTACGTCAACTGTAGTAGGTACACAAGAAGGGTATCTAGTTGGGGAAAAGTCCACAGGAGGCTCACACAGGAGCGCACACCAAAGAGCAGAGCCACAGTTCCTCAAAGTAAATCCTTTGCACAATAAAAGAGGGGAAATGCATGGAACCACAACTGTGGGGCTCATCTAACAACTAGGACAAACTGAACTTTTACACCATCTTCACATCTTTACACTTTTCAAATTATACCACAGCAAACTTTTTCACCTGCCCTGTATTGGGACAGACAGAATTTTTCACCATGCTCAAATATTACGCAACAGGAAAGCTACTTCTGCAGACAGATACCATTGAAAGAAAAGTTGCACGTGCAAATTCTCCTTACTGAGAACAAGGATGACAACACGGACGCATGCAAAGAGATTTCTCTGCTCATCGCACTGATGTCAGATGTAGAGAATTGTGTTCTGATTAGAAAATCCTGTTCTAAATCATGTTAGTTAatcattttcaacttcaaacaattttagTAATACCTACAGAAGTAGCCAAGGTCATTGTCaccctttctgttctttcctgatTGATGATATGTCCCTCCTGTCAGGAAAACAAACTCTTGACCAGGCACAGAGTGACTGAgtggtcaaagtgaggagggaaTACCTCCCCAAACAACCACCAAAGAACACCCGAGACCCCTGTGCATGCGGAGAAGGCCTTTGATGTGTCATGATTATGCAATGCTCTGCATCTGCATTAGATAGCCTGAATATGTAcgaggtaggagtagtttaataaattatatgcaaTAGTTGCTGAATAAAAGAGGCACACCTGGTGAACCTGGTGTGCTTggtttgtggaaagtccaccaagCACCTAGGCCCCAACAAAAAGCAATAGATTTCCTgggtgtgtgagattggtctattgcacagcAGGTAAcgaatctgcttttaggacaacaacACTACTTtgaagaaatgtaaaatgttCTCAAGCGTATAAGCGACATGCAGCTCTGATAAAGACCCAGTTGTCAAAGTATGAGCTCAAAGACACCATCATCCTACTTCAGCACACTGGGCAACTGGGAAGGTACACGACTCTCAAATCTGAACATAAAGTGTACGTCTGTGCTCAGTAACTGCCATTCCCAGGAAACATCATGCAACAGGAAAGCACACTGATGAACCCACAACTTGGACAGCTGGACTCCGAGCAAGGCAATATCCAAAAATGAGACATGTTCAGACTCAGTTTCAGAACAGCACCAATAAACCCTGGGAATTGACAAAACACATGCCATGTCTCCACCAGGACCCCCTCACACACAGCACCCTCAAGACTCAAACCCTTCACAGCCTGCATGGTTGTCCTTGACCTTCATCATTTGCAGATAGACTGCACCCGAAGAAAAGCTGCACAGACAACTTCTCCTTACCAGGGATATTTGACTTCTCAGCATGTGCATGTGACAAGCAAGAGCATTTCTTCCAGTAGTATTTTAAGGGAACACATCTATGAAAGTCTTTCTCTTTACAGCTGTAAACATGAAAGGCATGTACTGGACAATTTAAGCAACTCAACAGCTTCCATCTTCCACATAGTTtcagaagggaggagtggagggaaggtgttttaagattgttcttatttctcattttcctaccCTGTGTTTAAATGGCAATAGATTAAATTCATTTCCTCGAGTCAAGTCTGgcttgcccatgacagtaattgctgagtgatctcgctgtccttacctcaacccatgagcctttcatcatattttcccTCCACAGGTcagttgaggagggagagtgaacaagcagcttggtgggcacctgacggcttcccaaggctaacccaccacatcTTGGCAGCTCTAAACCTTCAAGGTGTGGATGGAAACTACTTCCCCACCCCAACAACCTGTCAGTCTTTTAACCTTTTAGTGTTTTAAGGATTACCAGCCAAAGTGAGGCCCAGCTTCAGACCTGGACAAAGAAAGAAGGCATTAACGTGATAACTACAAGAGTGGAAGAATCGTAGCATCACATTTCAGATTGTGTCAGCTGTAGTAGGTACACAGAAAAGGTAACTACCTGCTAACAAGTACACAGGAGGCTCACACAGCAGCTCACGCCATAGACCATAGCCGTATTCCCACTAATAGTTTCTTTGGAtgataaaaaagggaaaagacttGGAACCACAACTGTGGGACTCATCTAACAACTAGGACAAACTTTTAAACCTACCCTTTAGCCATTTCACACTATACCACAGCAAAGTCTTCCAGCTGCCCTGTCTCTGTACAGGCAGAACTTCAACCTGCCCAAAGAGCATGCAACAGGAAAGCCACCTCTGCAGACAGACAGCATTGAAAGAAACGTTGGGCACACAATGTCTCAGAATCCAAGCATTGCAACATGGACAAATGCAAAGAGAACTTTCTGCTCATCCCATATAATTTGATTAAACATTAGAAGTTCTAAAGGCCATGAGTGACACAGAGCTCAGTTAAAGACCCAGTCCTCAAAGTCTCAGCTCAAAGGCAACGTCATCCTTCTTCAACACATGGGCAACTTGGAAGATCCGTTACACTACCACACTATTGCAAAGTTTACATCTATGCTTCATAACCACCATTCCCAGGAAACATCATGCAACAGGAAAGCACACTGATGAACTCACAACTTGGACAGCTGGACTCCGAGCAAGGCAATATCCAAAAATGAGACACCTTCAGACTCATtttcagaacaacaacaacaaaccctggGAATCAACAAAACACATGCCATGTCTCCACCAGTACCTCCTCaaacacagcaccctctcgaGACTCTCCTCAAACCCTTCACAGCTTGCATGGTTGTCCTTGATCTTCATCATTTGCAGATAGACTCCACCCAAAGAAAAGCTGCACAGACAACTTCTCCTTACCAGGGAGAATATTTGACTTCTCAGCATGTGCATGTGACAAGCAAGAGCATTTCTTCCAGTAGTATTTTAAGGAAACACTTCTATGAAAGTCTCTCTCTTTACAGCTGAAAGCATGAAACGCATATAAGGGACAGTCAGCCAAATGTAACTCATGTGGTCTTCCACACATTATCACAGACAAAAGCCCACCTCCACATCATTACAATGAGCAAGTCAGGACGTTAAacacagagaagggaagggaTGACAACATACTCTTCTAGATTATGGCATAACTCAGGTGTTTAGTAGGTTACAAAACCAGGGCTGGCTCCTCCCAAAGCTCCCTTTAGGGCACTTGCCATAAGTATAGATTTAAGCCGTTAGTTAGAAACATCTCCACAATGTGCAAGCACACAGGAGGAACCTCCCAGGGCTCCCTATGCACCTGGAATAATGTGTCTGACTTGGGCCAAGCTTACTTGGGAAGCCAAAACTCACATTGCATGATAGTACAGATGGGCACCGAACAGGGAAAGGAGCAAACCAGATCTCTTGTGTCTGGTTCCACAGCCCCTCACAAACACCTCCCAAGACTCTCGTCTCCAAGCCGTCACAACTTGCCTGGTGTTCGTTGACCCTCATAGTTTGCAAGCACTTGTCATCAAAGGGCCAGAACCCAGACCATTTGTCCTCAACATGCACCACTACCACGCCACGGACCTCGCCGAGATTTCGCTACATCTCCGTACTGAGAAGGAAGATACATTGCCTGCTCACTAGCCTTCTGGAAAGAAACCTCGGGGCTCTAAAATTCAAAGAGGAGCTGTCCTCCGGGAGAGGCTGGGTCAGTGAACAGCATGTAACACATCAGCGACGTGATAAAAGCAGCAAGCCCCCCTGAGAGGAAACTCCAGCAGGCAACAGCAGCCTCCCGCTTCTCCTGCCTCCCGCAGCAACTGTCACGCTGAGCCGCGATCCCACGTTCACCCCCCGGCAGCAAGAGGCGCCAGCGCCCCGCGCGTCGCTGAGCGAAGCTTTGCCTTCCCGCTACCTCCACCTCCCGAGGCAGGAGACAGAAGACGGGGGGGAAAGGGCGGAGAAGCAGCGGAGGGAAGCGTCGCGTCGCGTCGCGCCGCGGAGAAGGGCTGGTGGGAGGAACTcaccgggggagcggcggggtcCGCGCGGCGGGCGCCGGCAGGGTCCTCCCCGAGCAGCGGCGCGGGCTCgtcgggcggcggccgggccgggagggTGTCGCAGCAGCTGCCGCCCGACAAGCGGAGCTGGCTCTTGCGCGAGTCGGCGGTGAGCGACACCTCGTGCGAGTAGGAGTGCAGGAAGGCGCGGACGCCGTCGATGCCCACGAAGTGCGAGGCCGGGACGCCGCGCAaggcgccgctgcccgccgccagcAGCTGCGAGCGGCGCCAGCGCCGCAGGcgcagcgccagcagcagcagcaggaaggcgAGGAAGAGGCAGGACACGGCCGCCACGGCCACCACCAGCCACCGCGTCAGGCTGCCGGCCGGctcgcccggcgccgccgccgccgcgctgcccagCTCCGACAGCAGCTCGGCCACGCTCTCCGCCAGCACCACCGTCAGCGTGGCCGTGGCCGACAGCGCCGGCCGCCCGTGgtccttcaccaccaccaccaggctCTGCCGCGCCGCGTCGCGGGCCAGCGGGAAGCGCGCCGTCCGCACCTCGCCGCTGTGCAGCCCCACGCGGAACAGCCCCGGCTCCGTCGCCTTGGCCAGCTCGTACGACAGCCACGCGTTCTGCCCCGCGTCCGCGTCCACCGCCACCACCTTGGCCACCAGCGCCCCGGGCTCCGCCGAGCGCGGCGCCAGCTCCACGCCCGCCcagcccgcgcccgccgccggcgccgccggcgggtACAGCACCTGCGGCGCGTTGTCGTTCTCGTCCACGATCACGAGCCGCACCGACACGTTGCTGCTCAGCGCCGGCGCGCCGCCGTCCTCCGCccgcacccacagccccacctcGCGCACCTCCTCGTAGTCGAAGGAGCGCAGCGCGTACAGCGCGCCCGTCTCCGCCTGCACCGACACGTAGGACGACAGCGGCGCGCCCCGCACCCGCCCCTCCGACAGCCGGTACCGCACGCGCGCGTTCTGCCCCCAGTCCGCGTCCGCCGCCCGCACCGTCAGCACCAGCGCGCCCGCCGCGTTGTTCTCGGGCAGCCGGGCGCTGTAGCGCGCCTCCGCGAACAccggcgcgttgtcgttcacgTCCAGCACCCGCAGCGCCAGCACCGCGCTGCTCCACAGCGCCGGCGACCCGCCGTCCGCCGCCCGCACCGTCACGTTGTACTCCGCCACCTCCTCCCGGTCCAGCTCCCTCGCCGTCACCACGCGGTAGTAGTCCTCAAAGGACTTCTCCAGCCGGAACGGGAGGCGCTCGGCGATGCTGCACCGCACCTCGCCGTTCGCCCCCGAGTCCCGGTCCTGCACGTGCAGCAGGGCCACCACCGTCCCCGGCGGCGCGTCCTCCGAGATCGCGCTCAGCGCCGACGACACTGTCAGTTCGGGCGCATTGTCGTTGACGTCTGTCACCGTGATCGCGACTTTGGCCGTGTCGGAAAGACCCCCGCCGTCCCGTGCCTGCACCTCCAGTTCGTGCGAGTCGCCTTCTTCGAAGTCCAGGCTCCGCACCAGTGTGATCAATCCCGTCTCAGTGTCCAGATGGAAAATCTCCGATGCCACGTCTGTCGCTTTCTTCAGGGAATACTTCACGTGCCCGTAGAGCCCCTCGTCGGCGTCGGTGGCCGTGACGGTGACGAGGGTGGAGCCCACGGGCACGTCCTCCGGCACACGCAGCGTGTACTCCGCCTGGCTGAACACGGGCGCGTTGTCGTTCGCGTCCAGCACCGCCACGCGGATCCGCGCCGTGCCCGTCCGCGCCGGCTCTCCGCCGTCGCTCGCCCTCAGCACCAGCTCGTGAAACGCCGCCTCCTCCCGGTCCAGCGCCTTCGCCAGCACCAGCTCGGGACGCTGATCCCCGCCGGGGCCCGCCTGCACGGCCAGCGAGAAGTGCTCGTCGCCGCTCAGCTCGTAGCTCTGCAGCGAATTCCGTCCCGAGTCCGGGTCGTGGGCCTCGGCCAGGGGAAACCGCGACCCCGGGGCTGTCGTCTCGCTCATTCTCTCCTCCAGCGCGATTTCCTTGAAGCTGGGCGCGTTGTCGTTAATGTCCGTGATTTCCACTTCGATGCCGTAAACCTGCATTTCCCCCTCCACTATCACCTCACAGCGCAGCACGCATTTCTCCACCAGCCGGCACAGCTGCTCTCTGTCTATCCTCTCCGCCGTCACCAAATGTCCCGTCTTCCCATGCAGAGCGAAATACTGCGTCCTCCCTTGGGAGACAATGCGGACGCCGCGTTCGCGGAGCgccggcagctccagccccaggtCCTTGGCCACGTCGCCCACGAACGAGCCCTTCGGCATCTCCTCGGGAACCGAGTAGCGCAGCTGCCCCCACGCCGCCTCCCACGCCGCCACCAGGACGCACCACAGCACGGCTCGCTCCCGCCGGCCCCAGCGCCTCCCCGCCGCGCACatcgccgccgcggccccgccggccccgcaccgccgccgcACGCTCCTCGCAGacgctccggctccggctccgcttCCCTCTAAGGCTCCGGCCCCGGCTGCCGCTCCCGGCCACTGCCGCCGGCCCCTCCGCCTCGCTGCAGCACGGCTCCGCACCGCGGGGACGCTCGCAGACCGCCCGGCCGCCGAGCCAGCCAGccagcgagcgagcgagcgagccgGGCCGCagcgggcggggctgccggcagcgctCCGGCCTTCCTCTCGCTCCTCCTCGGTCAACAGCGGCGCCCGCAGCCTCCTCCCGGCACTGCAGGCACCGAGCGCGGCCgagcgctgcccgccctgcctttcccgcgggcagcgggcggggACGGCACCGTCGCCACGGGGACAGCGGGGCCCGTCCAGCGGTCATCTCCTGCGCCGGCTTTTCGCCAGCCCATCTCTCCTTCGACCCTCGAGGCGATCACGaccaggaggaaggcagaggcctCCCGCCGCCGTGCTGCTTCGACCGCACGGGAAAAGTCACTTGCTAACGCCGAGACATGCCAAGTAAAATAACGTCTCTTCGTCTCACATGCACATGATTACGAGCCTCATCCCATTAGTCCGAAACCACAAACTTCAACACTAATATGTGTAGCAGTCATGCCTGAATGACTGGTGCAAGgagagcaagaggaagcaggCTCTGAAATAGAAAGCGGGATATTCAGACACCCCCCGCGCCCCCTTCCTCCGTGAGCCAGAGTTAGGACCCCAAGCGGCATCAACTTTGCATTAAAGACCTCCATTC
Coding sequences within:
- the LOC128155008 gene encoding LOW QUALITY PROTEIN: protocadherin gamma-A2-like (The sequence of the model RefSeq protein was modified relative to this genomic sequence to represent the inferred CDS: inserted 2 bases in 1 codon; deleted 2 bases in 2 codons) — encoded protein: MTAGRAPLSPWRRCRPRPLPAGKAGRAALGRARCLQCREEAAGAAVDRGGARGRPERCRQPRPLRPGSLARSLAGWLGGRAVCERPRGAEPCCSEAEGPAAVAGSGSRGRSLRGKRSRSRASARSVRRRCGAGGAAAAMCAAGRRWGRRERAVLWCVLVAAWEAAWGQLRYSVPEEMPKGSFVGDVAKDLGLELPALRERGVRIVSQGRTQYFALHGKTGHLVTAERIDREQLCRLVEKCVLRCEVIVEGEMQVYGIEVEITDINDNAPSFKEIALEERMSETTAPGSRFPLAEAHDPDSGRNSLQSYELSGDEHFSLAVQAGPGGDQRPELVLAKALDREEAAFHELVLRASDGGEPARTGTARIRVAVLDANDNAPVFSQAEYTLRVPEDVPVGSTLVTVTATDADEGLYGHVKYSLKKATDVASEIFHLDTETGLITLVRSLDFEEGDSHELEVQARDGGGLSDTAKVAITVTDVNDNAPELTVSSALSAISEDAPPGTVVALLHVQDRDSGANGEVRCSIAERLPFRLEKSFEDYYRVVTARELDREEVAEYNVTVRAADGGSPALWSSAVLALRVLDVNDNAPVFAEARYSARLPENNAAGALVLTVRAADADWGQNARVRYRLSEGRVRGAPLSSYVSVQAETGALYALRSFDYEEVREVGLWVRAEDGGAPALSSNVSVRLVIVDENDNAPQVLYPPAAPAAGAGWAGVELAPRSAEPGALVAKVVAVDADAGQNAWLSYELAKATEPGLFRVGLHSGEVRTARFPLARDAARQSLVVVVKDHGRPALSATATLTVVLAESVAELLSELGSAAAAAPGEPAGSLTRWLVVAVAAVSCLFLAFLLLLLALRLRRWRRSQLLAAGSGALRGVPASHFVGIDGVRAFLHSYSHEVSLTADSRKSQLRLSGGSCCDTLPARPPPDEPAPLLGEDPAGARRADPAAPPVSSSHQPFSAARRXTRRFPPLLLRPFPPSSVSCLGRWR